In a genomic window of Flavobacterium lipolyticum:
- the pyk gene encoding pyruvate kinase, which yields MLKTNKKTKIVATLGPACSTREIIKDMIEAGVNVFRINFSHADYEGVKDKINIIRGLNEEFGYTTAILGDLQGPKLRVGVMEEGTVVNDGDVITFTTAEDIIGNAQKVFMKYQNFPNDVNPGERILLDDGKLIFEILTTDKKTEVTAKVIQGGELKSKKGVNLPNTKISLPALTEKDIADAIFAIEQKVDWIALSFVKTPRDLQDLQELIAKHSEHKIPIVAKIEMPEALENMDKIVAYCDALMVARGDLGVELPAHEVPLVQKDLIHRAKTARIPVIVATQMMETMITSLTPTRAEVNDVANSVMDGADAVMLSGETATGNYPVQVIQKMTQICEAVEDSPLIQVPQNTPQIKTKRFVTKTVCHQAALLANEIKAKAICTLTNSGYTAFQISAWRPSAHILVFTSNRRILTQLNLLWGVRSYFYDKDESTDDTVTDVNEIAREKGYVVKGDYLINLAAMPIKEKGMVNTMRVSEIE from the coding sequence ATGCTAAAAACAAACAAAAAAACCAAAATTGTTGCTACACTTGGGCCTGCATGTAGTACGAGGGAGATTATCAAGGATATGATCGAAGCAGGGGTTAATGTGTTTAGAATCAATTTTTCGCATGCTGATTACGAAGGAGTAAAAGATAAAATTAATATTATTAGAGGTCTTAATGAAGAGTTTGGTTACACTACTGCAATCTTAGGTGATTTACAGGGTCCAAAACTTAGAGTTGGGGTAATGGAGGAAGGAACAGTAGTAAATGACGGTGATGTTATTACTTTTACAACTGCTGAAGATATCATAGGAAACGCTCAGAAAGTGTTCATGAAATATCAAAATTTCCCAAATGATGTTAATCCGGGAGAACGTATTTTATTGGATGACGGTAAATTAATCTTCGAAATTCTTACCACAGACAAAAAAACAGAAGTTACCGCTAAAGTAATTCAGGGAGGAGAATTAAAATCTAAAAAAGGAGTTAATCTTCCAAATACTAAAATTTCTTTACCGGCTTTAACAGAAAAAGATATTGCTGATGCGATTTTCGCGATCGAACAAAAAGTAGACTGGATTGCACTTTCGTTTGTAAAAACACCTCGTGATTTACAAGATCTTCAAGAATTAATCGCCAAACATTCAGAACATAAAATTCCGATCGTAGCTAAAATTGAAATGCCGGAAGCTCTTGAGAACATGGATAAAATTGTAGCGTATTGTGATGCCTTAATGGTAGCCCGTGGAGATTTAGGGGTTGAACTTCCTGCTCACGAAGTACCATTGGTACAAAAAGACCTGATCCACAGAGCAAAAACGGCAAGAATTCCGGTTATCGTTGCAACACAAATGATGGAAACAATGATTACCAGTTTAACACCTACAAGAGCTGAAGTAAACGACGTTGCTAACTCGGTAATGGATGGAGCTGATGCCGTAATGTTGTCAGGTGAAACGGCTACAGGAAACTATCCGGTACAGGTTATCCAAAAAATGACACAAATTTGCGAGGCAGTTGAAGACTCTCCGCTTATTCAGGTTCCGCAAAACACACCACAAATTAAAACAAAACGTTTTGTTACTAAAACAGTTTGTCATCAGGCAGCTTTATTGGCTAATGAAATCAAAGCAAAAGCAATTTGTACTTTGACAAATAGTGGCTATACTGCTTTCCAAATTTCAGCCTGGAGACCATCTGCACATATTTTAGTATTTACTTCAAACAGAAGAATCTTAACACAATTGAATTTGTTATGGGGAGTAAGATCTTACTTCTATGACAAAGACGAAAGCACAGATGATACTGTAACTGATGTTAACGAAATCGCAAGAGAAAAAGGATATGTTGTAAAAGGAGATTATTTAATCAATCTTGCAGCAATGCCAATTAAAGAAAAAGGAATGGTAAACACCATGAGAGTTTCTGAAATAGAATAG
- a CDS encoding aminopeptidase C: MNTFSFKSVLAASVFFVGATGCFAQDILVNSLKLNASEKSKENFKFTEVINLGTTSVKAQGSSGTCWSYSTNSFLESEMIRLGKQPVELSQIFSARNVYVEKGINYVRMHGAVSLGDGGALHDVINMYKKYGTVPREVYTGLNYGTDKNKFGEMAALIEGVLAAVVKNPNGELTPNWQKAYAAVIDSYLGKTPDNFTYKGKNYTPQSFAKEVVGINPDEYIEMSSFTTSPYYQKTTMMVPDNWSFDQVYNVKVNDMTDVIDNALKKGYTVAWATDVSEKSFSWKNGVAYVATKKFDDMTAEEKADMFNGPKAEPEITPEMRQTAFDNYTTTDDHGMHIIGLAKDQTGKEYYIVKNSWGETNDYKGFLFVTKNFVKYKTTALMVNKGGIPSDLAKKLGV, from the coding sequence ATGAATACATTTTCATTCAAATCAGTACTGGCAGCTTCTGTATTTTTTGTTGGGGCAACCGGATGTTTTGCACAGGACATTTTAGTGAATTCACTAAAACTGAATGCAAGCGAAAAAAGTAAAGAAAACTTTAAATTCACTGAAGTTATTAATCTTGGAACTACCTCAGTAAAAGCTCAGGGTTCATCAGGAACTTGCTGGAGTTATTCGACCAACTCTTTCTTAGAATCAGAAATGATTCGTTTAGGAAAACAACCGGTTGAATTGTCTCAGATTTTTTCGGCAAGAAACGTTTATGTTGAAAAAGGAATCAATTACGTACGTATGCACGGAGCGGTTAGCTTAGGCGACGGTGGTGCATTGCACGATGTAATTAATATGTACAAAAAATACGGAACCGTTCCGAGAGAAGTTTACACAGGATTAAACTACGGAACCGACAAAAATAAATTTGGTGAAATGGCCGCTCTTATCGAAGGCGTTTTGGCTGCTGTAGTGAAAAATCCAAACGGAGAATTAACGCCAAACTGGCAAAAAGCATACGCTGCTGTTATCGACTCTTATTTAGGAAAAACACCGGATAACTTTACTTACAAAGGAAAAAACTATACTCCGCAATCTTTTGCTAAAGAAGTAGTAGGAATTAATCCTGATGAGTATATCGAAATGTCATCTTTCACAACTTCTCCGTACTACCAAAAAACAACTATGATGGTACCGGACAACTGGTCATTTGATCAGGTTTACAACGTAAAAGTAAACGACATGACAGATGTTATCGACAATGCTTTGAAAAAAGGATACACGGTAGCATGGGCAACTGACGTAAGTGAGAAAAGCTTTAGCTGGAAAAATGGTGTAGCTTATGTAGCTACTAAAAAATTCGACGATATGACGGCTGAAGAAAAAGCTGACATGTTCAACGGACCAAAAGCGGAACCAGAGATTACTCCGGAAATGCGTCAAACAGCATTTGACAACTACACGACTACTGACGATCACGGAATGCACATCATTGGTTTAGCCAAAGATCAAACCGGAAAAGAATATTACATCGTTAAAAATTCATGGGGAGAAACAAACGACTACAAAGGTTTCTTGTTTGTAACTAAGAATTTTGTAAAATACAAAACAACTGCCTTAATGGTAAACAAAGGAGGAATTCCTTCTGATCTTGCTAAGAAATTAGGGGTTTAA
- a CDS encoding helix-turn-helix domain-containing protein, with product MSTATKPKHIGRNISRIRELRGMKQEALAIAIGVSQQSVSNIEGSETVDEEKLAKIAEVLGVSAEAIKNYSDEVVLNNIQNNYEGSTIHSGPTVNHNCNFNPLDKVVELYERLVQAEKEKVEYLEKLLKGK from the coding sequence ATGAGCACAGCAACAAAACCAAAACATATCGGCAGAAACATTAGCCGAATAAGAGAGCTTAGAGGAATGAAACAAGAAGCATTGGCCATCGCTATTGGTGTAAGCCAGCAATCGGTTTCTAATATCGAAGGAAGCGAAACGGTTGATGAGGAGAAATTGGCGAAAATTGCTGAGGTATTGGGTGTATCAGCGGAAGCCATTAAAAATTATAGTGATGAAGTGGTACTAAACAATATCCAAAATAACTATGAAGGATCTACAATCCATAGCGGACCAACAGTAAACCATAATTGTAATTTCAATCCACTGGACAAAGTTGTAGAACTTTACGAGCGTTTGGTGCAGGCTGAAAAAGAGAAGGTTGAATATTTAGAAAAATTATTGAAAGGGAAGTAA
- a CDS encoding OsmC family protein → MKHLFKAAVKWTFKPKGEDAVKRFYSKSHQITIEGKPILNVSAAKAFKGDPELYNPEDLLLSSLVSCHMMSYLYVCSQNGIEVLEYSDHAEATLEVSPDGSGRFVAVHLNPKVKIANADQIELANALHTKANQLCFIANSCNFPVSHHGSCEVFKV, encoded by the coding sequence ATGAAACATTTATTCAAGGCAGCTGTAAAATGGACTTTTAAACCAAAAGGAGAAGATGCTGTAAAAAGATTTTACAGCAAAAGTCATCAGATTACCATCGAAGGAAAACCGATTTTAAATGTTTCGGCTGCCAAAGCTTTTAAAGGAGATCCTGAATTGTATAATCCCGAAGATTTATTGCTGAGCAGTCTCGTTTCCTGCCACATGATGTCCTATCTGTATGTATGTTCTCAAAACGGAATAGAAGTTCTGGAATATTCAGATCATGCAGAAGCAACCCTTGAAGTTTCTCCTGATGGAAGCGGACGCTTTGTCGCCGTTCATCTCAACCCAAAAGTAAAAATTGCAAACGCCGATCAGATTGAACTGGCCAATGCACTTCATACCAAAGCTAACCAATTGTGTTTTATAGCCAATTCCTGCAATTTCCCTGTTTCGCATCACGGAAGCTGTGAGGTTTTTAAGGTATAA
- a CDS encoding Dyp-type peroxidase produces MSNSNQAEMNDVQGLILKGYNFPHIRYIILSIRDVKGAKKFCAGLASQNSTTGLHITTAEPWENMIKPDYCLNIGFTYWGLEKLIGTVNCNEINDDSSAEVFASFKKGAIADATEMGDTDESAPANWWKNGGWIPKQKPKPDGSDLHIQLTLFTLTPKNREKYYADLLQMIPKAASGGASVIPVYYQDSDPITVDGNSDYVHFGYRDSLSQPRIDDIVWNKPKLKKLMGISSIDDRPKVPLDRFVISSDADDYNAHPLLVNGSFAAFRLLYQDEAKFNKFIHSDPKTSPELMAAKMCGRWRDGTPLVVSPDKEDKTLGEPSSKNFNFTNFNYLTPSPNQHGDQSSDEDGLKCPYAAHIRRANPRDDFNVTGNSNNAETHRIVRRASPYGPVYDPNEKAGIQRGLVGLFIGAVLDFQFRFVTKLWLEMGGFRNPDDSPNYSGVDPLFGPQVSDTNPYDSIFAFNKNGTYNEVPGLTRFIRTDGSLYLFLPGITGLKYIAEGKIPPSS; encoded by the coding sequence ATGAGCAATTCAAATCAGGCGGAGATGAATGATGTGCAGGGATTAATACTCAAAGGGTATAATTTCCCGCATATCAGGTACATTATTCTAAGCATAAGAGACGTTAAAGGAGCAAAAAAATTCTGTGCCGGTCTTGCTTCACAAAATAGTACCACAGGTTTGCATATTACCACTGCTGAACCTTGGGAAAATATGATTAAACCTGATTATTGTCTGAATATCGGGTTTACGTATTGGGGTTTGGAAAAACTCATAGGGACAGTCAATTGCAACGAAATAAATGATGATTCAAGTGCCGAAGTCTTTGCTTCGTTTAAAAAAGGAGCTATAGCTGACGCAACCGAAATGGGAGACACAGACGAAAGTGCTCCGGCTAACTGGTGGAAAAACGGAGGCTGGATACCAAAGCAAAAACCGAAACCGGACGGCAGTGATCTTCATATTCAATTAACGCTTTTTACTTTAACGCCCAAAAACAGAGAAAAATATTATGCCGATTTGTTGCAAATGATTCCCAAAGCAGCATCGGGAGGAGCATCAGTAATTCCGGTCTACTATCAGGATTCAGATCCTATAACGGTCGATGGTAATTCAGATTATGTCCATTTTGGTTATCGGGACAGTTTATCTCAGCCGCGCATTGATGATATTGTATGGAACAAACCCAAACTAAAAAAATTAATGGGAATAAGCAGTATCGACGACAGACCAAAAGTTCCGCTGGATCGTTTTGTAATAAGTTCGGATGCCGATGATTATAATGCACATCCCCTTTTGGTAAACGGTTCCTTTGCGGCATTTAGATTATTGTATCAGGATGAAGCGAAGTTCAACAAATTCATCCATTCAGACCCTAAAACGTCACCCGAATTAATGGCCGCCAAAATGTGCGGACGCTGGCGCGATGGTACGCCTCTTGTGGTCTCTCCTGACAAAGAAGATAAAACACTGGGAGAACCAAGTTCTAAAAATTTCAATTTTACGAACTTCAATTATTTAACACCAAGTCCCAACCAACATGGCGATCAAAGCAGTGACGAAGACGGGTTAAAGTGTCCTTATGCAGCACATATACGAAGAGCAAACCCGCGGGACGATTTTAATGTGACCGGAAACAGTAACAATGCAGAAACCCATAGAATTGTAAGACGCGCTTCGCCTTATGGTCCCGTATACGATCCTAATGAAAAAGCCGGCATACAAAGAGGACTCGTTGGACTGTTTATCGGAGCTGTTCTCGATTTTCAATTTCGCTTCGTTACTAAACTCTGGTTAGAAATGGGTGGTTTCAGAAACCCCGACGATTCTCCAAATTACAGCGGTGTTGATCCTCTATTTGGTCCGCAGGTTTCAGATACCAATCCCTATGATTCCATTTTTGCTTTCAATAAAAATGGTACCTATAACGAAGTTCCTGGTCTGACCCGTTTCATTCGTACTGATGGAAGTTTGTATTTGTTTTTACCGGGAATTACTGGTTTAAAATATATTGCAGAAGGAAAAATTCCGCCCTCATCATAG
- a CDS encoding IPExxxVDY family protein, whose translation MAIHRLDLDEFDEIDYYLMAIHTSLEDYRLAYFINKNLPINLSKSKNEIHAQTKEGEANFSRFYYYDSEKAVSWNLIQNKNEIISVSKNDSQDLFSNETSEVSTTIHLLPEFKKVDFFLKIDNSEEAIDFSEIQQQLNKIESIAAIYAVDTDKIKSKNNLIF comes from the coding sequence ATGGCTATTCATAGATTGGATTTAGACGAATTTGACGAAATTGATTATTATTTAATGGCAATTCACACTTCATTAGAAGATTACAGATTGGCCTATTTTATCAATAAAAACCTTCCGATAAACTTAAGTAAGAGCAAAAACGAGATCCATGCTCAGACTAAAGAAGGCGAGGCAAATTTTTCGAGATTTTATTATTATGACTCCGAAAAAGCAGTTTCATGGAATCTGATTCAGAATAAAAATGAGATCATTTCAGTGAGTAAAAATGATTCTCAAGATTTGTTTTCCAATGAAACAAGTGAGGTTTCAACAACAATTCATTTACTTCCTGAATTCAAAAAAGTAGATTTTTTCCTGAAAATTGACAATAGCGAAGAAGCTATTGACTTTTCAGAAATTCAACAACAATTAAACAAAATAGAAAGTATTGCAGCAATTTATGCTGTAGATACTGACAAGATAAAATCAAAAAACAATCTAATTTTTTAA
- the fabF gene encoding beta-ketoacyl-ACP synthase II — protein MALRRVVVTGLGALTPIGNNIQEYWNALVNGVSGAAPITYYDTEKHKTKFACEVKNFNIEDFMDRKESRRLDKFAQYAVAASDEAIKDAGLTNDNIDKTRVGVIWGAGIGGLETFQEEVIYYAKGDGTPKFNPFFIPKMIADIAPAHISMRNGYMGPNYTTVSACASSANALIDAFNYIRLGMCDVIVSGGSEAAITIAGMGGFNSMHALSTRNESPETASRPFDGTRDGFVLGEGAGALVLEDYEHAKARGAKIYCEIGGGGMSSDAYHLTAPHPEGIGVIAVMKNTLRDAGMNPEDVDHINTHGTSTPLGDVAELKAISAVFGDHAKTININSTKSMTGHLLGAAGAIEAIASILAMQHGIVPPTINHTVVDENIDPSLNLTLNKPQKREVNVAMSNTFGFGGHNACVLFKKLVD, from the coding sequence ATGGCATTAAGGCGAGTTGTTGTAACAGGATTAGGTGCACTTACTCCTATCGGGAATAATATCCAGGAATATTGGAATGCACTTGTGAATGGAGTTAGCGGAGCCGCTCCTATCACATATTATGATACAGAGAAGCATAAAACGAAATTTGCCTGTGAAGTAAAAAACTTCAATATTGAAGATTTTATGGATCGTAAAGAATCTCGTAGATTAGATAAATTCGCTCAATATGCAGTTGCTGCCAGCGATGAAGCTATTAAAGATGCCGGACTTACTAATGATAATATAGACAAAACAAGAGTTGGTGTTATCTGGGGAGCAGGAATTGGAGGTTTGGAAACTTTCCAGGAAGAAGTAATTTATTATGCTAAAGGAGACGGAACACCAAAATTCAATCCGTTTTTTATTCCTAAAATGATTGCCGATATAGCACCTGCACACATTTCGATGCGTAACGGATATATGGGACCAAATTATACCACTGTTTCTGCATGTGCCTCTTCTGCAAATGCTTTAATTGATGCTTTCAACTACATTCGTTTAGGAATGTGTGATGTTATTGTATCAGGTGGTTCAGAAGCTGCCATTACCATTGCTGGTATGGGAGGTTTTAACTCGATGCACGCTTTATCGACAAGAAACGAGAGCCCTGAAACAGCTTCAAGACCTTTTGACGGAACCAGAGATGGTTTTGTATTAGGAGAAGGAGCCGGAGCATTAGTTCTTGAAGATTACGAACATGCAAAAGCTAGAGGAGCAAAAATTTACTGCGAAATTGGTGGTGGCGGTATGTCATCTGATGCTTACCACTTAACAGCACCACATCCGGAAGGAATTGGGGTTATTGCAGTAATGAAAAACACTTTAAGAGATGCCGGAATGAATCCTGAAGATGTGGATCACATCAACACTCACGGAACTTCTACTCCTCTTGGAGACGTAGCGGAATTAAAAGCAATTAGTGCTGTTTTTGGAGATCATGCAAAAACAATCAATATTAACTCTACAAAATCAATGACAGGTCACTTACTGGGTGCTGCCGGAGCTATTGAAGCGATTGCTTCTATTCTGGCTATGCAACACGGAATTGTACCTCCAACGATTAATCATACTGTAGTGGATGAAAACATTGATCCTTCATTGAATCTTACCTTAAACAAACCTCAAAAAAGAGAGGTAAATGTTGCTATGAGTAACACTTTTGGTTTTGGTGGACACAATGCTTGCGTATTGTTTAAAAAATTAGTGGACTAA
- the rnc gene encoding ribonuclease III: MNIIKKIFSKSRSQEDGIFFDTIQKILGFQPVSIDFYKKAFTHRSSNKLDESGHPINYERLEFLGDAMLSAVIAAHLFNKAPKGDEGYLTKMRSKIVSREHLNELGKDLNLVRFVESKVPIQHFGENIHGNIFESLIGAIYLDKGYSFCEKFIQKRVITPYVDIARLEGKVISYKSLVIEWCQKEKRIFHYDIFEDNGIDGQRLFGVKLSIDDKVIARARATSKKKAEEKASQRAYFAFQEKIDKK, translated from the coding sequence ATGAATATTATCAAAAAAATATTTTCTAAATCCCGTTCTCAAGAAGACGGGATTTTTTTTGACACTATTCAGAAAATACTTGGATTTCAGCCTGTTTCTATCGATTTTTATAAGAAAGCATTTACACATCGCTCTTCCAATAAATTAGACGAATCAGGACATCCGATTAATTACGAACGTTTGGAGTTTTTAGGAGACGCAATGTTAAGTGCCGTTATCGCAGCACATTTGTTTAATAAAGCCCCCAAAGGCGACGAAGGTTACCTTACCAAAATGCGTTCGAAAATTGTGAGCCGCGAACATTTGAATGAATTGGGCAAAGACCTCAATCTCGTTCGATTTGTAGAAAGCAAAGTTCCTATTCAGCATTTTGGCGAAAATATTCATGGTAATATTTTTGAATCCCTTATTGGAGCTATTTATCTGGATAAAGGATATTCGTTTTGCGAAAAATTTATTCAAAAAAGAGTGATCACTCCTTATGTCGATATAGCACGACTTGAAGGAAAAGTAATTAGCTATAAAAGTTTGGTTATCGAATGGTGTCAGAAAGAAAAAAGAATCTTTCATTACGACATTTTTGAAGATAACGGCATTGATGGCCAACGTTTGTTTGGCGTAAAATTAAGCATAGACGATAAAGTCATTGCAAGAGCAAGAGCAACCTCAAAAAAGAAAGCAGAAGAAAAAGCCTCACAAAGGGCATATTTTGCATTTCAGGAAAAAATAGACAAGAAATAG
- a CDS encoding CPBP family intramembrane glutamic endopeptidase, translated as METLTLKQKTFNSPITKIILALLTFMAVVIIGQQIAAKLLALTPLDKEYRNLLKGLFVSASCIFSYILFFKKYDKRTIKELAVKGLLRNLFIGTAIGFTLQSLTILVIYLNGSYSVVSINPVSFILIPFSIMFTVAIIEEILVRGIIFRIMEEKLGSYISLTISSILFGVFHLANPHGSFLSGLCITTAGFLFGTAFIYSRSLWFPIALHFAWNFTQSGIYGAITSGNEKTSSLIVSKIQGSVLITGGEFGPEGSIQATFFCLIATIILLALCHKERKIIKPYWIK; from the coding sequence ATGGAAACGCTTACTTTAAAACAAAAAACGTTTAATTCTCCCATAACCAAAATTATTCTTGCCTTACTTACTTTTATGGCAGTTGTTATTATTGGTCAGCAAATAGCAGCAAAATTACTGGCATTAACTCCACTCGATAAAGAGTATCGAAATCTTTTAAAAGGGCTTTTTGTTTCGGCATCATGTATTTTTAGTTATATCCTTTTTTTTAAAAAGTATGATAAAAGAACAATAAAAGAGTTAGCAGTAAAAGGGCTTTTAAGAAATCTGTTTATTGGAACTGCAATCGGTTTTACTTTACAATCACTCACTATTTTGGTGATTTATCTCAACGGAAGTTATAGTGTTGTAAGTATCAACCCGGTTTCGTTTATCCTCATTCCGTTTTCTATTATGTTTACTGTTGCTATTATTGAAGAAATATTGGTACGTGGTATTATATTTAGAATTATGGAGGAAAAACTGGGGAGTTATATTTCGCTTACAATTTCCTCCATACTATTTGGTGTTTTTCATCTTGCAAATCCGCACGGTAGCTTTCTTTCGGGCTTATGCATAACTACGGCAGGTTTTTTATTTGGCACCGCTTTTATTTACAGTCGTAGTTTATGGTTTCCGATTGCGTTACATTTTGCCTGGAATTTTACACAATCAGGCATTTACGGGGCAATTACATCTGGAAACGAAAAAACGAGTAGTTTAATCGTGAGCAAAATACAAGGTTCAGTATTGATAACCGGAGGAGAATTTGGTCCCGAAGGGAGTATTCAGGCAACATTCTTTTGTCTTATTGCGACTATTATCTTATTGGCATTGTGCCATAAAGAGCGTAAGATTATAAAGCCTTACTGGATTAAATAA
- a CDS encoding AraC family transcriptional regulator, with translation MYELEKEKYLGNTKNIFSNTQGIAVVETEYKSKVYEGWHSHNNAHITLFLKGGTAEKRKNSSTIVGPGSLLFYHSDELHLNQETLFPSKNINIEIEENLLKELQLTEAIIERSVQNTALSKFLILKIFKESQIADAFSGDTITMLFAQLSKDNNHLDQFEKSPFWVKSLNELLNDCWNENPSLHNLGQILNLNPITISKHFPKYFGCTLGEYMRRIKIDRSLSLIQSNQTNLTEIGFQCGFADQSHFIRTFKNQTGFLPKQFQKL, from the coding sequence ATGTACGAGCTCGAAAAAGAGAAATATCTGGGAAACACCAAAAACATTTTTAGCAATACGCAAGGGATTGCTGTTGTTGAAACTGAATATAAAAGTAAAGTTTACGAAGGCTGGCATTCGCACAATAATGCGCACATTACTCTTTTTTTAAAAGGAGGAACGGCCGAAAAGCGAAAAAACTCCAGTACTATTGTTGGCCCGGGATCGTTATTGTTTTACCATAGTGATGAACTGCATCTGAATCAGGAGACGCTGTTTCCGTCTAAAAACATTAATATTGAAATTGAAGAAAATCTGTTGAAAGAACTTCAGTTAACAGAAGCTATTATCGAAAGATCAGTTCAGAATACGGCACTGTCTAAATTTTTAATCCTGAAGATTTTTAAAGAATCTCAGATTGCTGATGCTTTTTCCGGAGATACCATTACGATGTTGTTTGCTCAATTATCCAAAGATAATAACCATTTGGACCAATTTGAAAAAAGTCCGTTTTGGGTAAAAAGCTTAAACGAATTATTAAATGATTGCTGGAACGAGAATCCAAGTCTGCACAATCTGGGACAGATTTTAAATTTAAACCCCATTACGATTTCGAAACATTTTCCTAAATACTTTGGCTGTACTTTAGGAGAATATATGCGCCGAATTAAAATAGATCGTTCGCTTTCGCTTATACAATCTAATCAAACGAATCTAACCGAAATTGGTTTTCAATGTGGTTTTGCAGACCAAAGTCACTTTATTAGAACCTTTAAAAATCAAACCGGATTTTTACCCAAACAATTTCAAAAATTATAA
- the dinD gene encoding DNA damage-inducible protein D — protein sequence MKSEEIIILFQQFEEVASNIEGVECWSARELQKLLGYSKWENFEKVIRKAKDACTNAGEEINDHFPEVRKVIEAGKGAQHLIEDIALTRYACYLIAQNGDSRKEKIAFAQNYFAVQTRRAEIIEQRLLEFERIKAREKLTQTEKQLSGILFERGVDNKGFGLIRSKGDQALFRLSTLLLKKKMGIPDNRPVADFLPTISIKAKDLAAEMTGLNVQSKDLKGQNKIESEHIENNKAVRNMLTQRGIIPENLPTAEDVKKIQRKLDSDDKKILKETKKKNK from the coding sequence ATGAAAAGTGAGGAAATCATAATCCTTTTTCAACAATTTGAAGAAGTTGCATCAAACATAGAAGGAGTTGAATGTTGGAGTGCGAGAGAATTGCAAAAATTATTAGGTTACAGTAAATGGGAGAACTTTGAAAAAGTTATCAGAAAAGCAAAAGACGCTTGTACAAATGCAGGAGAAGAAATAAATGATCACTTTCCTGAAGTCAGGAAGGTGATAGAAGCTGGAAAAGGTGCTCAGCATTTAATAGAAGATATAGCGCTTACCCGTTACGCCTGCTATTTAATTGCTCAAAACGGAGATAGTCGTAAAGAAAAAATTGCATTTGCTCAAAATTATTTTGCTGTTCAAACTCGAAGAGCAGAGATAATTGAACAACGTTTGCTAGAATTTGAAAGAATTAAAGCAAGAGAAAAACTTACTCAAACTGAAAAACAGCTTTCAGGAATATTATTTGAGCGTGGTGTAGATAATAAAGGTTTTGGATTAATTCGTTCTAAAGGTGATCAAGCATTATTTCGTTTATCGACACTACTGCTTAAGAAAAAAATGGGAATTCCTGACAATAGACCAGTTGCTGATTTTTTACCTACAATTAGTATAAAAGCCAAAGATCTAGCGGCAGAAATGACAGGTTTGAATGTACAGAGTAAAGATTTAAAAGGCCAAAACAAAATAGAAAGCGAGCATATTGAAAATAACAAAGCCGTAAGAAATATGCTTACCCAGAGAGGGATTATTCCCGAAAATCTTCCTACGGCTGAAGATGTAAAAAAAATACAACGTAAATTGGACAGCGACGACAAAAAGATCTTAAAGGAGACTAAAAAAAAGAATAAATAA
- a CDS encoding DUF4136 domain-containing protein — protein sequence MNIKRKNLRIIPLFLLGLLYSCSPTVRVTTDYDRSTNFGEYKTFAVYDLKEQEGQISQLNVDRVTKAIRSEMLSKGFTETTASPDLKINAISILKNKTEVSANTDFYGYGGMYRPYGYWGRGAMMGGANTFVNTYDYVDGSLIIDIVSTKTKKLIWQGIGNAKIDSQPNNPEEFIASSVKKILAGFPPGLTKK from the coding sequence ATGAATATTAAAAGAAAGAATCTTCGTATAATCCCATTGTTTTTATTGGGTTTACTGTACAGCTGCTCCCCAACTGTAAGAGTTACCACCGATTACGATCGCAGCACTAATTTCGGCGAGTATAAAACTTTTGCCGTTTACGACTTAAAAGAACAGGAAGGTCAGATTAGTCAATTAAACGTTGATCGTGTTACAAAAGCCATCCGCAGCGAAATGTTGAGTAAAGGTTTTACAGAAACTACAGCTAGCCCGGATCTAAAAATCAATGCCATATCAATCTTAAAAAACAAAACTGAGGTATCGGCAAACACTGACTTCTATGGTTATGGTGGCATGTATCGTCCGTATGGATATTGGGGTAGAGGTGCCATGATGGGAGGCGCCAATACCTTCGTCAACACCTATGATTATGTCGATGGCTCTCTAATCATCGATATTGTATCAACGAAAACAAAAAAACTGATATGGCAAGGAATAGGTAATGCTAAAATAGACAGCCAACCTAACAATCCGGAAGAGTTTATTGCATCATCTGTCAAAAAAATCCTGGCAGGATTTCCTCCCGGATTAACAAAAAAATAG